One window of Chloroflexus aggregans DSM 9485 genomic DNA carries:
- a CDS encoding 4-vinyl reductase, translated as MEIRDRPDHDPVADMLLVDAYMRWALLAAEEVIGRNGLAVVLRQAGLSQLIGNYPPEHLKATSGLTFYHYASLNAGLLNFFGRSARSMALRIGRQTARLAIEQQSALFGTAALIASKVLPFATQVKLGLSAMQAGLRRLSQAVTQDRRLAIEDRGEAWAYIDYTCSMSAGKQADEPIGYIQCGILQEALHWQTGYEFAVEQIACRSMGAPASIWLVAKMPALPGR; from the coding sequence ATGGAGATCCGCGACCGCCCCGACCACGATCCGGTTGCCGATATGCTGTTGGTCGATGCGTATATGCGTTGGGCCTTACTGGCGGCGGAAGAAGTGATCGGGCGCAACGGGTTAGCCGTGGTCTTGCGCCAAGCCGGTCTTAGCCAGCTCATCGGTAACTATCCGCCCGAACATCTGAAGGCGACGAGTGGCCTCACCTTTTACCATTACGCCTCGCTCAACGCCGGTCTACTCAACTTCTTTGGCCGTTCGGCAAGGAGTATGGCACTACGGATTGGACGCCAGACCGCTCGATTGGCTATCGAGCAGCAGAGTGCGTTGTTCGGAACTGCGGCGTTAATCGCCTCGAAAGTCTTGCCGTTCGCTACCCAGGTCAAACTCGGCTTATCGGCGATGCAAGCCGGTTTACGTCGGCTTAGTCAGGCAGTGACCCAAGACCGGCGCCTGGCGATTGAGGATCGTGGTGAGGCGTGGGCATACATCGACTACACGTGTTCGATGTCAGCCGGTAAGCAAGCGGATGAACCGATCGGTTACATCCAGTGCGGAATCTTGCAAGAGGCATTGCACTGGCAAACCGGGTATGAGTTTGCCGTCGAGCAGATTGCCTGTCGGTCAATGGGAGCACCGGCATCAATCTGGCTGGTGGCCAAAATGCCGGCCTTGCCGGGGCGTTAA
- a CDS encoding polyamine ABC transporter substrate-binding protein has product MQMIRVMLVALLLALTACGGGSTATGPGNEYGASGGDTTTTTDGVDRSKLAKELYFYNWSDYIDPAILDQFEAEYGVKVIIDTYDSNEDMLAKIRAGNSGYDLVVPSDYAVQIMIAEGMALPIDKSLVPNIVHLDPNLLDQYFDKGNVYSLPYMYGLTGIAYNTKFFPNGIDSWAAILEPDQVAAFAGKFSMLDDARETPGAVLRYIGQSLNSTDPTALARVKEILLAQKQYLAAYNSSDVNRKLASEEYVLAHAWSGTAIQARNGLGEEFSGNPNIAFIIPKEGGTIWMDNFVILKDSPHAYTAHVFINYLLRPEIAAQNTEYIGYLSPNKDALELLSEELRTLYAQGFAPNEEMYKRLEWIVRNEGTTVFDDLWTEVKGQ; this is encoded by the coding sequence ATGCAGATGATCCGTGTAATGCTCGTAGCGCTGTTGCTGGCGCTAACAGCCTGTGGCGGTGGCAGTACCGCAACTGGGCCGGGTAATGAGTACGGGGCGAGCGGTGGTGACACCACAACCACCACCGATGGTGTGGATCGCAGCAAGCTGGCAAAGGAACTCTACTTCTACAATTGGTCAGATTATATTGACCCTGCCATCCTCGATCAATTCGAGGCTGAGTACGGCGTGAAGGTGATCATCGACACCTACGATAGTAACGAAGACATGTTGGCAAAGATCCGTGCCGGTAATTCGGGCTACGATCTCGTCGTGCCATCGGATTACGCCGTGCAGATCATGATTGCCGAAGGAATGGCGCTGCCGATTGATAAGTCGCTCGTCCCCAACATCGTTCATCTTGATCCAAACTTGCTCGATCAGTATTTCGATAAGGGGAATGTCTATTCGCTCCCGTACATGTACGGTCTGACCGGCATTGCATACAACACGAAGTTCTTTCCCAATGGAATTGATAGTTGGGCAGCCATCCTTGAACCAGATCAAGTTGCTGCATTTGCCGGTAAATTCAGCATGCTTGACGATGCGCGGGAGACACCGGGTGCAGTACTGCGTTACATTGGTCAATCACTCAATTCGACCGATCCGACAGCATTAGCGCGGGTGAAGGAGATTTTACTGGCTCAAAAGCAGTACTTAGCAGCATACAACAGCTCGGATGTCAACCGCAAACTCGCCAGTGAAGAATATGTACTGGCGCATGCGTGGAGTGGCACAGCCATTCAAGCCCGCAATGGGTTGGGTGAAGAGTTTAGCGGTAATCCGAATATTGCCTTTATCATACCGAAAGAGGGTGGCACTATTTGGATGGACAATTTTGTCATCTTGAAAGACTCACCACATGCCTACACTGCGCACGTGTTCATCAACTACCTCCTGCGTCCGGAGATCGCGGCCCAGAATACCGAATACATCGGTTATCTATCGCCAAACAAGGATGCCCTCGAGTTGCTGTCGGAGGAGTTGCGCACGCTCTACGCACAAGGTTTTGCGCCAAATGAAGAGATGTATAAGCGGCTAGAGTGGATTGTGCGTAACGAAGGTACGACGGTTTTCGACGATCTATGGACAGAGGTTAAAGGTCAGTAG
- a CDS encoding ABC transporter permease, with product MIKTAPATTTATRSRKVFVAGQLTWSGLGLALFSVLVYLFLYAPIAILVLFSFTRDEFGVRWTGFTLDWYIRLFNNPRMMGAAWNTLVVASVSTLVSTVIGTLLAIAMERYRFRGRNAMEGLIYLPIVVPEIVMAVALLAFSAIVFDAIKWLTGETLRRNLTTVTIGHIAFSISFVVVVVRTSLKNFDRRLEEAAADLGANSWNIFWRITFPLILPGIVGGALLAFTLSLDDFIISLFLSGPGTSLLPVEVYNRVRRAVTPEINAISTLMLLLSMTLVALSQLLQRRR from the coding sequence ATGATCAAAACAGCGCCTGCTACGACAACGGCAACGCGGAGCCGCAAGGTCTTTGTTGCCGGGCAGTTGACGTGGAGCGGGTTGGGATTAGCTCTCTTTTCGGTACTCGTGTACCTGTTTCTCTACGCACCGATCGCCATTCTCGTGCTCTTCTCGTTTACGCGCGACGAGTTTGGGGTGCGTTGGACCGGGTTTACTCTCGATTGGTACATCCGCCTCTTCAATAACCCCCGTATGATGGGGGCGGCCTGGAATACGCTCGTGGTGGCGAGTGTCTCTACCCTTGTGTCAACGGTTATCGGCACGCTTCTGGCGATAGCGATGGAGCGCTATCGCTTTCGCGGGCGTAATGCGATGGAAGGACTGATCTATCTCCCAATCGTTGTGCCTGAAATCGTAATGGCGGTAGCTCTGCTCGCCTTTTCGGCAATTGTGTTCGATGCGATCAAATGGCTGACCGGTGAGACACTACGCCGTAATCTTACCACCGTTACTATCGGTCATATTGCGTTCAGCATCTCGTTCGTGGTCGTCGTTGTTCGCACCAGTCTGAAAAACTTCGACCGCCGTCTTGAAGAAGCCGCTGCCGATCTCGGTGCAAATAGCTGGAATATCTTCTGGCGGATCACCTTTCCACTGATCTTACCCGGTATTGTCGGTGGGGCATTGCTCGCGTTTACCCTTTCGCTCGATGATTTCATCATTTCACTGTTTTTGTCCGGTCCCGGCACCTCTTTACTACCGGTCGAAGTATACAATCGTGTGCGCCGAGCAGTAACCCCTGAAATAAACGCCATTTCAACGCTAATGCTTCTCTTGTCGATGACACTGGTTGCGCTCTCGCAACTATTACAGCGACGGCGCTGA
- a CDS encoding ABC transporter permease: MATLQQQQQRRDRLRLALLLSPGFLWLLLFFALPLVIIVVYSFMTNDALGRVVYQPTLDNYITIFTQSLYINAYWRSIWTSVLTTVICLLIGYPLAVFIARSPQQWRMPLLMLILIPFWTNFLVRIYAWQIILSNNGIINSILELIGVGRLPLLNTEGATLIGLIYGELPFMVLPLYAAIDRFDFTLMEAAADLGANRVQAFLRVMLPMTMPGVVAGSVLVFIPTLGQFVVSELLGGAKVDYLGNLIQRFFLRANPINWPLGSALAVLMMLVLLVLIMMYFRVTTEEER; encoded by the coding sequence ATGGCAACACTGCAACAACAACAACAGCGCCGTGATCGTCTGCGGTTAGCATTGCTCCTCAGCCCCGGTTTTCTTTGGCTGTTGCTCTTTTTTGCCTTACCGTTGGTGATCATCGTTGTCTACAGCTTTATGACCAACGATGCGCTGGGGCGAGTCGTTTACCAACCAACGCTCGACAACTACATTACCATCTTCACCCAGAGTTTGTACATCAACGCTTATTGGCGTTCGATCTGGACGAGTGTGCTGACAACGGTGATCTGTCTCCTGATCGGCTATCCGCTTGCCGTCTTCATTGCCCGTAGCCCACAACAGTGGCGCATGCCGCTGTTAATGCTGATCTTGATCCCGTTTTGGACAAACTTTTTGGTGCGCATTTACGCCTGGCAGATCATTCTATCGAACAACGGCATTATTAATAGTATACTCGAACTGATCGGGGTAGGCCGGCTGCCTCTCCTCAATACGGAAGGGGCTACGTTGATCGGTCTGATTTATGGTGAGTTACCGTTTATGGTCCTGCCGCTGTATGCAGCCATTGATCGGTTCGACTTCACGTTAATGGAAGCAGCGGCCGATCTAGGCGCGAATAGGGTACAAGCGTTTCTCCGCGTGATGTTACCGATGACAATGCCGGGAGTCGTGGCCGGTTCAGTGTTGGTGTTCATTCCGACGCTGGGCCAGTTTGTCGTCTCCGAACTATTAGGAGGGGCGAAAGTCGACTATCTCGGCAACCTGATTCAACGCTTCTTCTTGCGCGCGAATCCGATCAACTGGCCACTTGGTTCAGCGCTGGCGGTACTGATGATGTTAGTCTTGCTGGTGCTGATCATGATGTACTTCCGCGTAACGACGGAGGAAGAGCGATGA
- a CDS encoding ABC transporter ATP-binding protein, translated as MSDSIAIELRDVVKRFGDVVAVDHVNLQIRDGEFFSLLGPSGCGKTSTLRMIAGFELPTSGSIVIHGREMGLTPPHLRPVNTVFQSYALFPHLTVAQNIAFGLEMRKTPKAEIAARVKEALELVRLSGLEHRRPRQLSGGQQQRVALARALVNHPEVLLLDEPLGALDQKLRKEMQYELKSLQARVGITFVFVTHDQEEALIMSDRIAVMNKGKILQVGTPTEIYERPNCRFVADFIGETNFIDGVVIGRDGAYTVLETPDGLRFRGVAITPLSNGTTVTYSIRPEKIRLIAPNGELPPDGLAGTVLTVNYIGSDTRITVRLNDRRTIDVWEQNTRSTLDRNEYWQPGEAAVIVCPPDNALVLSD; from the coding sequence GTGAGCGACTCGATCGCAATTGAACTCCGCGATGTCGTCAAGCGATTTGGAGACGTGGTTGCGGTCGATCACGTGAATCTACAGATCCGTGACGGCGAGTTCTTTTCGTTGTTAGGACCAAGCGGATGTGGCAAAACATCAACCCTGCGCATGATTGCAGGGTTTGAACTGCCAACTTCCGGCAGCATTGTGATCCACGGGCGCGAGATGGGATTAACCCCACCTCATCTTCGCCCGGTGAACACAGTTTTTCAATCATACGCTCTCTTTCCCCATCTAACCGTCGCCCAAAATATTGCCTTCGGTCTTGAGATGCGAAAGACGCCCAAGGCCGAGATTGCAGCACGAGTAAAGGAAGCGCTCGAATTGGTGCGACTCAGCGGTCTTGAACATCGTCGGCCACGGCAACTCTCCGGCGGGCAACAGCAGCGGGTAGCGTTAGCCCGTGCGCTGGTCAACCATCCTGAAGTGCTCTTGCTCGATGAGCCACTCGGTGCGCTCGACCAAAAACTGCGGAAAGAGATGCAGTATGAATTGAAAAGTCTCCAAGCCCGCGTTGGGATTACGTTCGTGTTCGTGACCCACGATCAAGAAGAGGCCTTGATCATGTCTGATCGGATTGCGGTCATGAATAAGGGGAAGATTTTACAAGTAGGAACACCAACCGAAATCTACGAACGGCCCAACTGCCGCTTTGTCGCCGATTTTATTGGTGAGACGAACTTTATCGATGGCGTAGTCATCGGGCGGGACGGTGCATATACCGTGCTCGAGACACCAGATGGATTACGGTTTCGCGGTGTAGCCATCACCCCCCTGAGTAACGGTACAACGGTAACCTACTCCATCAGGCCCGAAAAGATCCGACTCATAGCGCCTAACGGCGAATTACCACCTGATGGTTTAGCAGGAACGGTGTTGACGGTCAACTACATCGGGAGCGATACCCGCATCACCGTGCGTCTTAACGACCGACGCACCATTGACGTATGGGAGCAGAATACCCGCTCCACCCTCGACCGCAATGAGTATTGGCAACCCGGTGAAGCAGCGGTGATTGTCTGTCCACCTGATAATGCGCTAGTCCTCAGTGACTGA
- a CDS encoding M24 family metallopeptidase: MDLFREKLHQAGDLLAAHDLDLWLILVRETSEHTDPALKLLGHFSLTWPTAIAVTRDGHAFALTGLGDDDAVRRTGLFDEVQPYTQSIGPELVRLLQRLDPKRIGINISRSDVSADGLTYGMYLNLCDYLDGTPYRDRLVSAEHFVAALRSRKTPQEVARMRAAAELSMRIFTAVGDFLRPGVSEREVAAFVHAQTAAAGATTAWDPTHCPGLNAGPNSPWGHTGPSDEIVRPGEVFHMDFGVQLDGYCSDHQRVWYCLRPGEDEPPAEAQHAFNAVKASIRAAAAAIRPGVIGWEIDAIARQTITAAGYPEYPHALGHQVGRAVHDGGVGFYPRWERYGDKPYGTIDAGMILTLELGVRTRYGYISLEEEILVTPDGCEWIGPPQEELWLIR; this comes from the coding sequence ATGGATCTCTTTCGCGAAAAACTGCACCAAGCCGGCGACTTGCTCGCCGCACACGACCTTGACCTCTGGTTGATCCTCGTCCGGGAAACATCAGAACACACCGACCCGGCGTTAAAGCTGCTTGGTCATTTTTCCTTGACGTGGCCGACGGCCATTGCCGTGACACGTGATGGGCACGCCTTTGCCCTGACCGGTCTGGGCGATGATGACGCGGTGCGCCGTACCGGCCTATTCGATGAAGTGCAGCCATACACGCAGAGTATTGGCCCTGAGCTGGTCAGATTGTTACAACGTCTCGACCCAAAACGGATCGGGATCAATATTAGCCGAAGTGATGTCAGTGCCGACGGATTGACCTACGGTATGTACCTTAACCTATGCGATTACCTTGACGGTACACCGTACCGTGACCGTCTCGTTTCGGCGGAGCATTTTGTGGCGGCGCTGCGCAGCCGTAAAACGCCCCAAGAGGTAGCGCGGATGCGAGCCGCCGCCGAGTTGAGCATGCGCATTTTTACCGCGGTAGGTGATTTTCTGCGCCCTGGGGTGAGTGAACGTGAGGTAGCCGCCTTTGTGCATGCGCAAACTGCGGCTGCCGGTGCGACTACAGCGTGGGATCCCACTCACTGCCCTGGTCTGAACGCCGGTCCCAATTCGCCGTGGGGTCATACCGGTCCATCCGACGAAATCGTGCGCCCCGGTGAAGTCTTCCACATGGATTTTGGCGTGCAGCTCGACGGCTACTGCTCAGACCATCAGCGGGTCTGGTATTGCTTACGCCCCGGTGAGGACGAACCACCGGCGGAAGCCCAGCATGCATTCAATGCGGTGAAGGCATCCATTCGAGCGGCGGCAGCAGCCATCCGACCTGGTGTTATTGGTTGGGAGATCGATGCTATTGCGCGCCAAACGATTACGGCTGCCGGCTACCCGGAATACCCTCACGCCCTCGGTCATCAGGTTGGACGAGCTGTGCATGACGGCGGTGTGGGCTTCTACCCACGCTGGGAGCGCTACGGTGATAAGCCGTATGGCACCATTGATGCAGGGATGATCTTGACGCTCGAGCTTGGTGTGCGCACACGCTACGGCTATATTTCACTCGAAGAAGAGATTCTGGTGACACCGGACGGTTGCGAGTGGATCGGTCCGCCACAAGAGGAATTGTGGTTGATCCGGTGA